The following are encoded together in the Salmonella enterica subsp. enterica serovar Choleraesuis genome:
- a CDS encoding UTP--glucose-1-phosphate uridylyltransferase: protein MVAINSKVKKAVIPVAGLGTRMLPATKAIPKEMLPLVDKPLIQYVVNECIAAGITEIVLVTHSSKNSIENHFDTSFELEAMLEKRVKRQLLEEVQAICPPHVTIMQVRQGLAKGLGHAVMCAHPVVGDEPVAVILPDVILDEFESDLSRDNLAEMMQRFSETGNSQIMVEPVEDVTAYGVVDCKGVELNAGDSVPMVGIVEKPKASEAPSNLAVVGRYVLSADIWPLLAKTPPGAGDEIQLTDSIAMLMDKETVEAYHMKGKSHDCGNKLGYMQAFVEYGIRHKTLGEDFKAWLTQTLGD from the coding sequence ATGGTTGCCATTAATTCGAAAGTGAAAAAGGCGGTCATCCCAGTTGCCGGACTGGGCACCCGTATGTTGCCTGCAACAAAAGCCATCCCTAAAGAGATGCTGCCTTTAGTTGATAAGCCTTTAATTCAGTATGTGGTCAATGAATGTATCGCTGCTGGTATTACCGAGATTGTGCTGGTCACTCACTCTTCGAAAAACTCCATCGAAAACCACTTCGACACCAGCTTTGAGCTGGAAGCCATGCTGGAAAAACGCGTTAAGCGCCAGCTGCTCGAAGAGGTTCAGGCTATCTGCCCACCGCATGTAACCATCATGCAGGTACGTCAGGGACTGGCGAAAGGCCTGGGGCACGCCGTTATGTGTGCTCATCCGGTTGTTGGCGATGAGCCAGTTGCAGTCATTCTGCCGGATGTGATTCTGGATGAGTTTGAGTCCGATCTGTCCCGCGATAACCTGGCCGAAATGATGCAGCGTTTCAGCGAAACCGGTAATAGCCAGATCATGGTGGAACCGGTTGAAGATGTTACTGCGTACGGGGTTGTGGATTGCAAAGGTGTTGAGCTTAATGCCGGCGATAGCGTGCCAATGGTGGGTATTGTTGAGAAGCCAAAAGCCAGCGAAGCGCCTTCTAATCTGGCGGTTGTAGGTCGTTACGTGCTGAGCGCGGATATCTGGCCACTGCTGGCTAAAACGCCTCCAGGTGCTGGCGATGAAATTCAGCTAACAGACTCCATCGCGATGCTGATGGATAAAGAAACCGTTGAAGCCTATCACATGAAAGGCAAAAGCCATGACTGTGGTAACAAACTGGGATATATGCAGGCTTTCGTTGAATACGGTATCCGTCATAAAACTCTGGGCGAAGATTTCAAAGCCTGGCTGACCCAGACATTAGGTGATTAA